In Pseudomonas saudiphocaensis, one DNA window encodes the following:
- a CDS encoding fumarylacetoacetate hydrolase family protein, translated as MNLHLIETLGDELFNALQGRRSLPPLTQRHPEIQLEDAYRISLRFLQRREQLGERVVGKKIGVTSEAVQQMLNVHQPDFGFLTNRMQVPDASDVSLLAYRLVQPRAEGEIAFILGEDLTGTDITADDVLAATEYVAPCFEIVDSRIENWQIRIQDTVADNASCGVFTLGPQRVDPREINLAQVQLKLFKNGEPAGSGLGSAVQGHPCAAVAWLANTLGRLGIPFRKGEIILSGALAPLVPVAAGDQVSLTLSGIGESSLRFVE; from the coding sequence ATGAACCTTCACCTGATCGAGACCCTGGGCGACGAACTGTTCAACGCCCTACAAGGACGGCGCAGCCTGCCGCCCTTGACCCAACGACATCCTGAGATCCAGCTCGAGGATGCCTATCGCATTTCTCTGCGCTTCCTGCAGCGGCGCGAGCAGCTCGGTGAGCGCGTGGTCGGCAAGAAGATCGGCGTCACCAGCGAGGCCGTGCAACAGATGCTGAATGTGCATCAGCCCGACTTCGGCTTCCTGACCAACCGCATGCAGGTGCCCGATGCCAGCGACGTCAGCCTGCTCGCGTACCGCCTGGTACAGCCGCGGGCCGAAGGCGAGATCGCCTTCATTCTCGGCGAAGACCTGACTGGCACGGACATCACGGCAGACGATGTACTGGCGGCGACTGAATACGTCGCACCCTGTTTCGAGATCGTCGATTCGCGTATCGAAAACTGGCAGATCCGCATCCAGGACACCGTGGCCGATAACGCCTCCTGCGGCGTCTTCACCCTAGGCCCGCAGCGCGTCGACCCACGCGAGATCAACCTCGCCCAGGTGCAGCTGAAGCTCTTCAAGAACGGCGAGCCCGCCGGCAGTGGCCTGGGCAGCGCGGTTCAGGGACATCCCTGCGCCGCCGTAGCCTGGCTGGCGAACACCCTTGGCCGACTGGGCATTCCGTTTCGCAAGGGGGAAATCATCCTGTCGGGCGCCCTCGCCCCACTGGTACCGGTCGCCGCTGGCGACCAGGTCAGCCTGACGCTCAGCGGGATCGGCGAATCCAGCCTGCGCTTCGTCGAATGA